One Thermodesulfobacteriota bacterium genomic region harbors:
- a CDS encoding FAD-dependent oxidoreductase produces MWRLRTDEQAQAEAAVQQILPPCQIRCPIKEPIQRTNVMISLLPENEEKARQGVIEIGDFLYERNPFFTVCGYVCGICERECNYRLKGGAIKRRLLKKFLAQWYIPYLYEKKPLSLRKDKGPVAILGGGPAGLMCAYELSKKGYDVTVFEARKKLGGALRYIPKYRLPETVLDATIDNLIRIAGIKVETQVRFEGSIVEELEAQGFKAIFIAPGTPQPRPLTLGTTPVEWQGIENVDYGINFLSKLSEESLPSDYFKGKRVIVIGGGNVAFDVARSAVRLGGEVTIVCLETWDKKSKDGIPADEEEIEGAEQEGVRIVYSRGVKSVIGENGKFKKIECPRCVSVFDEKGFNPKFDMNDIIEIEGDVLLISIGQMPDRSLLLKAGLFDELGRLSVNPITRQSLRKKNVFVGGDVRRIGFMVDAMAEGREAADFIDRYLRGVSLAKWVVIYEASKTPNRRIFKPEPKPKWRRIEERMNFNEFEIGFTLEEAIREARRCLECGPCISCKACVAVNLQDELPTVKVDEDLCSGCSICVTACNYHTAQLREVPVVFEGREVGFKKISYTDPLLCKACGMCVAACPSGARQIVPDPVEQALKLEKGTGIVCFACKFGWGPAADRMEIKNVKAFIPVLCIGKVEATDILLAFQSGSDGVLLFGCADGECHFQDGNEEAKKRIHMLRKVLEAFGYEKERLEIVTDIDLEAQRIQGFINTFVDRIRSLKPLRG; encoded by the coding sequence ATGTGGAGACTGAGGACCGATGAGCAGGCCCAAGCAGAAGCTGCAGTCCAGCAGATCTTACCCCCATGCCAGATAAGGTGTCCCATAAAGGAACCTATCCAGAGAACGAATGTCATGATATCCCTTCTTCCGGAAAACGAAGAAAAGGCAAGGCAAGGAGTGATCGAGATAGGTGATTTCCTCTACGAGAGGAACCCTTTTTTTACAGTCTGTGGTTATGTTTGTGGAATCTGCGAGCGTGAATGTAATTACAGACTAAAAGGGGGAGCTATAAAAAGGAGGCTCCTTAAAAAATTTTTGGCTCAGTGGTACATACCCTACCTTTACGAAAAGAAACCTTTATCGTTAAGAAAGGATAAAGGGCCTGTTGCGATTCTTGGTGGGGGTCCGGCAGGTCTTATGTGTGCGTACGAATTGAGCAAGAAAGGCTACGATGTAACTGTTTTTGAAGCCAGGAAGAAGCTGGGTGGAGCACTAAGGTATATTCCAAAGTATAGGCTTCCAGAGACTGTTTTGGATGCAACTATAGACAACCTCATCCGCATAGCCGGAATAAAGGTTGAGACACAGGTGAGGTTCGAGGGATCTATTGTGGAGGAACTTGAAGCACAGGGTTTTAAAGCAATATTCATCGCTCCCGGAACTCCACAACCTAGACCGCTCACACTGGGGACGACCCCTGTTGAATGGCAAGGAATCGAAAACGTCGATTACGGTATCAATTTTCTTAGTAAGCTTTCTGAAGAGTCCCTTCCCTCAGACTACTTCAAGGGAAAAAGGGTCATAGTTATCGGTGGCGGTAATGTGGCTTTCGATGTGGCAAGGTCTGCGGTAAGACTAGGTGGCGAGGTTACCATAGTCTGTCTTGAAACGTGGGATAAAAAATCGAAGGATGGCATACCGGCCGATGAAGAAGAAATAGAGGGTGCTGAACAAGAGGGAGTGAGGATAGTTTATTCCAGAGGGGTAAAATCTGTAATCGGAGAAAACGGCAAGTTTAAAAAGATCGAGTGTCCAAGATGCGTTTCTGTTTTTGATGAAAAGGGGTTCAATCCTAAATTCGATATGAATGACATAATCGAAATTGAAGGTGATGTCCTCCTTATTTCGATAGGACAGATGCCGGACCGATCTTTGCTTCTCAAGGCAGGGCTTTTCGACGAACTAGGGAGACTCTCTGTAAATCCAATCACGAGACAGAGTTTGAGGAAGAAAAACGTTTTCGTTGGCGGTGATGTAAGGAGAATAGGCTTTATGGTTGATGCCATGGCAGAAGGTCGTGAGGCGGCCGATTTCATAGACAGGTACTTAAGAGGAGTAAGTCTTGCAAAATGGGTGGTAATTTACGAGGCCAGTAAAACTCCCAATAGGCGCATATTTAAGCCTGAACCAAAGCCAAAGTGGAGAAGAATTGAAGAAAGAATGAACTTTAACGAGTTTGAAATCGGTTTCACACTTGAGGAAGCAATAAGAGAGGCTAGAAGGTGTCTCGAATGCGGACCGTGTATCTCTTGTAAAGCATGTGTGGCTGTCAATCTGCAGGATGAATTACCGACGGTAAAGGTAGATGAAGATCTCTGTAGCGGATGTAGCATATGCGTTACGGCTTGCAACTATCATACTGCACAGCTTAGGGAGGTTCCGGTAGTATTCGAAGGGAGGGAGGTTGGATTTAAAAAGATTTCATATACCGATCCCTTACTCTGTAAAGCTTGCGGAATGTGCGTGGCCGCATGTCCATCGGGGGCAAGGCAGATAGTTCCAGATCCAGTGGAGCAGGCTCTAAAGTTAGAAAAAGGTACTGGGATCGTCTGTTTTGCATGCAAATTCGGATGGGGTCCGGCAGCGGATAGAATGGAAATCAAAAATGTAAAGGCCTTTATCCCGGTTCTATGTATAGGTAAGGTGGAGGCTACAGACATTCTACTTGCGTTCCAGTCAGGTAGTGACGGCGTTTTACTTTTTGGCTGCGCAGATGGCGAATGTCACTTTCAAGACGGTAACGAGGAGGCAAAAAAACGTATACACATGTTGAGGAAAGTTCTTGAGGCTTTTGGATATGAAAAGGAAAGGTTGGAGATAGTGACAGATATAGATCTCGAAGCTCAAAGAATTCAGGGTTTCATAAATACTTTTGTTGACAGAATCCGGTCCTTGAAGCCTTTACGAGGATAA
- a CDS encoding electron transfer flavoprotein subunit alpha/FixB family protein, with the protein MGDVWVYIEHKDGVASPLSFELLGIGKKLAQERGGKVCALIIGENVDPLAKEAFSYGAEKVYVVSNPLLKSFRSDLFTKSACELISKYGPDIVLFRSTTQGTDLSSGVAGKLQVGLCADAINVYHDGNVLKMVRSAFGGRFNVTVANERVTPKLVTVRPKAFEMPEKKDGQEGEIIKESVSIGESDALIKILDFVKSAVTVNLVEADIIVSGGRGVGKPEGFNLLKEFADLIGGAVGASRAAVDSGWIPYEHQVGQTGKTVKPKLYIACGISGAIQHLAGMRTSDCIVAINKDPDAPIFKIATFGIVGDLYQVIPKLIEKFKAKLGR; encoded by the coding sequence ATGGGAGACGTTTGGGTATACATAGAGCATAAAGACGGTGTTGCATCCCCACTCTCTTTCGAACTTTTAGGAATAGGTAAAAAACTTGCTCAGGAAAGAGGCGGGAAGGTCTGTGCGCTGATAATCGGAGAAAATGTTGACCCTCTTGCAAAAGAAGCCTTCTCGTACGGGGCCGAAAAGGTTTACGTTGTATCTAACCCTCTTCTTAAAAGTTTTAGAAGTGACCTTTTCACTAAATCTGCCTGCGAACTTATAAGTAAGTATGGACCAGACATCGTCCTCTTTAGATCCACAACGCAGGGAACTGACCTTTCCTCTGGTGTTGCGGGAAAACTTCAGGTTGGACTTTGCGCCGATGCTATAAATGTTTACCATGACGGTAATGTTTTAAAGATGGTTCGGTCCGCCTTTGGTGGAAGATTCAACGTCACAGTGGCAAATGAAAGAGTTACTCCTAAACTCGTTACTGTGAGGCCGAAAGCTTTCGAAATGCCCGAAAAAAAGGACGGTCAGGAAGGAGAGATCATAAAGGAAAGTGTGTCAATTGGAGAATCGGACGCCCTAATCAAAATCCTCGATTTTGTTAAATCAGCAGTTACAGTAAATCTGGTCGAGGCAGACATTATAGTTTCAGGGGGAAGAGGAGTCGGAAAACCCGAAGGCTTTAATCTCCTTAAGGAGTTTGCAGATCTTATAGGTGGGGCTGTTGGGGCATCTAGAGCGGCTGTAGATTCTGGATGGATCCCATACGAACATCAGGTCGGACAGACAGGAAAGACTGTAAAGCCTAAACTTTACATCGCTTGTGGTATCTCTGGCGCAATCCAGCATCTTGCCGGTATGAGGACATCAGACTGTATCGTGGCCATAAACAAAGACCCTGATGCTCCCATATTTAAAATTGCCACGTTTGGGATAGTGGGAGACCTCTATCAGGTGATTCCAAAGCTTATAGAAAAGTTCAAAGCCAAGCTGGGAAGGTAA
- the katG gene encoding catalase/peroxidase HPI, translated as MDEKEKTIRKRWIQDWWPERLNLKILRQNCPCSNPYGFDFDYVSEFEKLDLQAVKKDIEEALRNSQEWWPADFGHYGGLMIRLAWHSAGSYRVFDGRGGANTGQIRFPPRINWPDNINLDKALRLLWPIKQKYGRRISWADLIILAGNVALESMGVKTFGFSGGRVDMYEPDESPDWGPEEEMLKGDKRVKEGEVERPFAATEMGLIYVNPEGPEGNPDPLASAKQIREIFTKMGMNDEETVALIAGGHAFGKTHGACPETFLGPDPESSPYEEQGLGWKCSFKTGMGPDTYTSGFEVIWSPTPTKFSNAFLHILFRYEWELTKSPAGKYQWVAKDAPEIIPDPYDPQKKHKPTMLTSDLALRFDPDYAKIAKRFMENMDEFERAFAKAWFKLTHRDMGPLSCYVGPEVPKEVFVWQDPLPERDYDLIDEKDMLALSQAILAKGLTITELVYTAWSSASTFRCSDRRGGANGGRIRLYPMNSWEVNHPQELKRILNIFETIMEDFNSRSGKKKISMADLIVLGGCVAIKEAAKRAGIEVKVPFTPGRVDATQEQTEVEFYKAIEPVACGFRNYFTGKTSYSPEYLLVDKAHLLTLSVPEMVVLLGGMRVLGANYGKTDYGVLTENVGTLSNDFFVNLLDMRWRWERKDEKGYLYYGYDRKTGAHKWTATRVDLIFGHHSELRPIAEVYACSDGEEKFVNDFVAVWHKIMNLDRFDLRKNPCPTYYL; from the coding sequence ATGGACGAGAAAGAGAAGACCATAAGAAAAAGATGGATTCAAGATTGGTGGCCAGAAAGGCTAAATTTGAAGATACTTAGGCAGAATTGCCCTTGTTCGAACCCGTACGGTTTTGATTTCGACTACGTGAGCGAGTTTGAAAAACTTGATCTTCAAGCCGTAAAGAAGGACATTGAGGAAGCTCTTCGCAATTCTCAGGAGTGGTGGCCTGCAGATTTCGGACATTACGGCGGGCTTATGATCAGGCTCGCATGGCACAGTGCCGGTAGCTATAGAGTATTCGATGGTAGGGGGGGAGCGAATACAGGACAGATCCGTTTTCCTCCAAGGATAAATTGGCCCGACAACATAAACCTAGATAAGGCATTACGGCTTCTTTGGCCTATCAAACAGAAGTATGGGCGTAGGATTTCCTGGGCCGATTTAATAATCCTTGCCGGAAACGTAGCATTAGAATCGATGGGGGTAAAGACTTTTGGATTTTCCGGAGGAAGGGTCGACATGTACGAACCTGATGAGAGTCCTGACTGGGGGCCAGAAGAGGAGATGTTAAAAGGCGACAAACGTGTAAAGGAAGGTGAAGTTGAAAGGCCCTTTGCAGCAACAGAGATGGGTTTGATATATGTTAACCCGGAAGGTCCGGAGGGAAATCCGGATCCTCTCGCCTCCGCAAAGCAGATAAGGGAGATATTCACGAAGATGGGCATGAATGACGAAGAAACGGTTGCCTTGATAGCCGGTGGCCATGCTTTTGGAAAGACTCATGGAGCATGTCCTGAGACTTTTCTAGGTCCCGACCCCGAAAGTTCACCTTACGAAGAGCAGGGTCTTGGATGGAAATGTAGTTTTAAGACCGGTATGGGGCCGGACACTTATACAAGCGGATTCGAGGTTATATGGTCCCCCACACCTACAAAATTTAGCAACGCTTTCTTACACATCCTTTTTCGTTACGAATGGGAGCTCACCAAGTCTCCTGCCGGTAAGTATCAGTGGGTTGCAAAAGATGCGCCGGAGATAATACCCGATCCTTACGATCCGCAAAAGAAACACAAGCCAACTATGCTCACAAGTGATCTCGCTTTGAGGTTCGATCCAGACTATGCAAAGATCGCAAAAAGGTTTATGGAAAATATGGATGAATTCGAGAGGGCTTTTGCAAAGGCCTGGTTTAAACTCACCCACAGAGACATGGGTCCGCTCTCGTGCTATGTGGGACCAGAAGTTCCAAAAGAAGTTTTCGTATGGCAGGACCCTTTGCCAGAAAGGGACTACGATTTGATAGATGAAAAAGACATGCTTGCTCTCTCTCAGGCAATTTTGGCAAAGGGGCTTACCATAACAGAGCTTGTATACACTGCTTGGTCCTCTGCCTCAACATTTAGATGTTCTGATAGAAGGGGTGGCGCAAATGGAGGACGCATAAGGCTTTATCCCATGAACAGCTGGGAGGTGAACCATCCCCAAGAACTAAAAAGGATTCTTAACATTTTTGAAACAATAATGGAGGATTTCAATTCTAGATCTGGAAAAAAGAAGATTTCGATGGCTGACCTTATAGTGCTTGGCGGATGTGTTGCCATAAAAGAGGCGGCAAAGAGAGCAGGGATCGAAGTAAAAGTCCCTTTTACGCCAGGAAGGGTCGATGCAACCCAGGAACAGACAGAGGTTGAGTTTTACAAGGCAATTGAGCCTGTAGCCTGTGGATTCCGGAATTACTTTACTGGGAAGACATCTTACTCTCCAGAGTATCTTTTAGTCGACAAGGCTCATCTTTTGACACTTTCGGTTCCGGAGATGGTTGTGCTTTTAGGTGGTATGAGGGTGCTTGGAGCAAATTACGGTAAAACCGATTACGGTGTCCTAACGGAAAACGTAGGTACATTAAGTAACGATTTCTTCGTGAATTTGCTCGATATGAGATGGAGATGGGAGAGGAAGGACGAAAAAGGATATTTATATTACGGCTATGACCGAAAGACAGGCGCACATAAGTGGACTGCCACAAGGGTAGATCTCATATTCGGTCACCATTCCGAGCTGAGACCAATTGCTGAAGTTTACGCGTGCTCGGACGGAGAGGAAAAATTCGTTAACGATTTTGTTGCCGTATGGCACAAGATTATGAATCTTGACCGCTTCGATCTCCGAAAGAATCCGTGTCCGACGTATTATCTTTGA
- a CDS encoding oxidoreductase: MGKPQIAICWLGACGGCDETILDLNEDILRIADLFEIVLWPVAMDFKYEEIETLKDGQIFVSVINGSVRNSENYEILKLLRKKSTYVVAFGACACFGGTPSLANLLTKDDIFRFVYRDAPTVVNPERNAPLSSYLKDGRHLTLPEFYEEVKPVSEVVDVDYFLPGCPPSSDLVREMFNIVSSGDLPPKGTTLASSVALCAVCQRNDTKPERLEIRSVKRIHEIEADPNLCFLAQGVICLGPSTRSGCGNVCLDINLPCRGCMGPVEALKDMGSKYLSMLSCLVEGNTEEERRRVIDGIADPVGYFYRFTIGSSIIRKRR; this comes from the coding sequence ATGGGGAAACCTCAGATTGCCATATGCTGGCTCGGCGCCTGCGGAGGATGTGATGAGACTATCCTAGATCTAAACGAAGATATCCTAAGGATTGCTGATTTATTCGAAATCGTTCTTTGGCCCGTGGCTATGGATTTTAAATATGAGGAGATCGAAACTCTAAAGGATGGTCAAATCTTTGTGAGCGTAATAAACGGTTCAGTTAGAAACTCAGAGAATTACGAGATCCTAAAACTCTTAAGGAAAAAGTCAACGTATGTTGTGGCATTCGGTGCGTGCGCCTGCTTCGGAGGGACTCCCTCACTTGCAAATCTATTGACGAAAGACGATATATTCCGTTTTGTCTACAGGGACGCTCCAACCGTTGTGAATCCTGAAAGGAATGCACCCCTGTCATCTTACTTAAAAGATGGTAGGCACCTTACCCTACCCGAATTCTACGAGGAAGTGAAACCTGTCTCTGAGGTTGTGGACGTGGACTACTTCTTACCTGGCTGTCCACCCTCTTCGGACCTTGTGAGGGAGATGTTCAACATAGTATCATCAGGAGACCTGCCTCCAAAAGGAACTACTCTTGCGTCATCTGTCGCACTCTGTGCTGTATGTCAAAGAAACGACACAAAACCTGAGCGCTTGGAGATAAGGAGCGTAAAGAGGATACACGAGATAGAGGCAGATCCTAATCTATGCTTCCTTGCGCAGGGTGTTATCTGTCTTGGACCGTCCACAAGGAGCGGATGCGGTAATGTCTGTCTCGATATAAACCTACCTTGTAGGGGTTGTATGGGACCCGTAGAAGCTCTAAAGGATATGGGTTCAAAGTATCTTTCTATGCTTTCTTGTCTTGTGGAAGGAAACACTGAGGAAGAAAGAAGACGTGTGATTGACGGTATCGCAGATCCCGTAGGTTACTTTTATAGGTTCACAATTGGATCATCAATTATTCGAAAGAGAAGATAG
- a CDS encoding electron transfer flavoprotein subunit beta/FixA family protein: MKIAVCVKQVPDTEAEIKWDTEKGVLKRDAIDPITNPFDEFAIEEALLTREKYDCEIYAISMGPERAQEVLRNALALGVNGVYHINDPQLSGSDTFGTAYALANAIKKIGDVDIVFMGRQSTDGSTGAVPGEIASILGYTPLTYVAKIREIDFKAKRIVVERAIEGGFEVVEGKLPAVVSVIKGINEPRLPNLMGIRKAAKMEIPKWNCDDLGLEKDKIGLAASATRVTEISVPPPKGQGEILKGDLEEIAETLVSKLLDLKIIK, encoded by the coding sequence ATGAAGATTGCTGTTTGTGTCAAGCAGGTCCCGGATACCGAAGCCGAAATAAAATGGGATACTGAGAAGGGTGTACTAAAAAGGGATGCCATTGACCCCATAACAAATCCCTTTGACGAGTTTGCAATTGAAGAGGCACTACTTACGAGAGAGAAATACGACTGCGAGATATATGCGATATCCATGGGACCTGAAAGAGCCCAAGAGGTTTTAAGAAATGCCCTTGCGCTGGGTGTGAACGGTGTTTACCACATAAACGATCCTCAGCTTTCAGGATCTGACACCTTCGGTACCGCATACGCTTTGGCAAATGCCATAAAAAAGATAGGGGATGTGGATATAGTTTTTATGGGTAGGCAATCAACCGATGGTTCCACTGGTGCCGTGCCCGGTGAAATCGCTTCGATCTTAGGTTATACTCCACTTACCTATGTTGCAAAGATAAGGGAGATAGACTTCAAGGCTAAAAGGATAGTTGTTGAGAGAGCAATCGAGGGTGGATTTGAGGTGGTGGAAGGCAAATTACCTGCTGTTGTTTCGGTAATTAAGGGCATAAATGAGCCTAGACTTCCAAACCTTATGGGTATCAGAAAAGCGGCTAAGATGGAAATACCTAAGTGGAACTGCGATGATTTGGGGCTCGAAAAAGACAAAATTGGACTCGCAGCTTCAGCAACAAGGGTAACAGAGATATCTGTGCCACCCCCAAAAGGACAGGGAGAGATACTCAAAGGTGATTTAGAAGAGATAGCAGAAACTTTGGTTTCCAAGCTACTTGATCTCAAAATTATAAAGTAA
- a CDS encoding Ni/Fe hydrogenase subunit alpha, translating into MGERLTINPVTRLEGHGKIDIFLNDDGDVEEAYFQVTELRGFEKFCIGRPVEEMPRIVPNICGVCPTPHNLASTKALDVIYGAAPTPTAKLIRKLQLCAAYVEDHFLHFFFLGAPDFIVGPDASPKKRNILGIIEELGVELAKEVIEVRKRTRNIIKLIASKPAHPEGGLPGGVSKGIKEEDRNFILETANMCVKFAIYALKLFKEKVLGRREYLDLIMSDAYTLKTYYMGMVDDYMRQSYYEGMLRIVDPDGNEIAFFHPREYVEHIAEWVEPWTYVKLNYLRRFGWKGIKEGWDSSLYRVGPLARYNVCYGMATPLAQKEHEEMVSLLGKPVHSTLAYHWARLIEALQAAEEMQKIANDPLLTGKDIRNTNYELTGKGVGCLEACRGVLIHDYEVDGKGIVTRVNLIVATQHNAAPIALSVKKAAKAFISKGRLEDKEGLLNYVEMAFRAYDPCFGCATHVIPGRMPLMIEIRDSKGTVIDRVSRF; encoded by the coding sequence ATGGGCGAAAGACTAACGATAAATCCAGTAACAAGGCTCGAAGGCCACGGAAAGATCGACATATTCTTGAATGACGACGGCGACGTGGAAGAGGCCTACTTTCAGGTCACTGAGCTTAGGGGCTTTGAAAAGTTCTGCATTGGAAGACCAGTAGAAGAGATGCCAAGGATAGTTCCGAACATATGCGGTGTCTGTCCAACTCCTCACAATTTGGCTTCTACTAAGGCTCTAGATGTAATTTATGGGGCAGCTCCGACACCGACAGCGAAACTAATAAGAAAACTGCAACTTTGCGCGGCTTACGTGGAAGACCATTTCTTGCATTTTTTTTTCCTCGGGGCACCTGATTTCATAGTTGGGCCCGATGCTAGTCCAAAAAAGAGAAACATTTTAGGGATCATTGAAGAACTTGGTGTCGAATTGGCAAAAGAAGTTATTGAAGTTAGAAAAAGGACAAGAAATATCATAAAGCTTATCGCAAGTAAACCTGCACACCCTGAAGGAGGGCTTCCAGGAGGTGTCTCGAAAGGCATAAAGGAGGAGGACAGGAATTTCATTTTGGAAACTGCGAATATGTGTGTAAAATTTGCAATATATGCTCTTAAGCTTTTTAAAGAAAAGGTTTTAGGAAGACGCGAATATTTAGATCTGATAATGAGTGATGCATACACACTAAAAACTTACTATATGGGAATGGTTGATGACTATATGAGGCAAAGTTATTATGAAGGTATGTTGAGGATTGTGGATCCTGATGGAAACGAAATCGCATTCTTTCATCCCAGGGAATACGTGGAGCATATTGCAGAATGGGTTGAGCCTTGGACTTATGTGAAGTTGAACTATCTTAGAAGATTCGGCTGGAAGGGCATAAAAGAAGGGTGGGACTCTTCTCTTTACCGAGTGGGACCCCTTGCGAGATACAACGTCTGTTACGGTATGGCCACTCCCCTTGCTCAAAAGGAGCATGAAGAAATGGTCTCCCTTTTGGGAAAGCCAGTTCATAGCACTTTGGCGTATCACTGGGCAAGACTAATTGAGGCCTTGCAGGCTGCTGAGGAGATGCAAAAAATAGCGAATGATCCACTCCTTACTGGAAAAGATATACGAAACACAAACTACGAACTGACAGGAAAAGGTGTGGGGTGCTTGGAAGCCTGTAGGGGGGTTCTCATTCATGACTACGAAGTAGATGGAAAAGGCATTGTAACAAGGGTTAATCTTATCGTTGCAACCCAGCACAACGCTGCTCCCATAGCTCTCTCTGTGAAAAAAGCTGCAAAGGCATTCATAAGTAAGGGAAGATTGGAAGACAAGGAAGGACTCTTAAACTATGTGGAGATGGCATTTCGTGCCTATGATCCTTGCTTTGGTTGCGCAACACACGTAATTCCAGGAAGAATGCCTCTTATGATAGAGATACGGGATTCGAAAGGTACGGTAATAGACAGAGTGAGCAGATTTTAG